In Cytobacillus oceanisediminis, the following proteins share a genomic window:
- the codY gene encoding GTP-sensing pleiotropic transcriptional regulator CodY, which yields MDLLTKTRKINAMLQRAAGKPVNFKEMSETLSDVIEANIFVVSRRGKLLGFAVNQQIENERMKQMLADRQFPEEYTKNLFNIQETSSNLDVESEYTAFPVENKDLFANGLTTIVPIIGGGERLGTLILARLLEQFHDDDLILAEYGATVVGMEILREKAEEIEEEARSKAVVQMAISSLSYSELEAIEHIFEELNGNEGLLVASKIADRVGITRSVIVNALRKLESAGVIESRSLGMKGTYIKVLNDKFLVELEKLKSN from the coding sequence ATGGATTTATTAACAAAAACAAGAAAAATTAATGCAATGCTTCAAAGAGCTGCCGGAAAACCGGTTAACTTCAAGGAAATGTCAGAAACACTAAGTGATGTAATCGAAGCAAATATCTTCGTAGTGAGCCGCAGAGGTAAACTGCTTGGATTTGCTGTAAATCAGCAAATTGAAAATGAGCGCATGAAGCAAATGCTGGCAGATCGTCAATTCCCTGAGGAATACACTAAAAATTTATTTAATATCCAGGAAACTTCATCAAATCTGGATGTAGAAAGTGAATATACTGCATTCCCAGTTGAAAACAAAGATCTTTTCGCAAATGGTTTGACTACAATTGTTCCTATCATCGGCGGCGGTGAGCGTCTGGGCACATTAATTCTTGCCAGATTGCTGGAACAGTTCCATGATGATGATTTAATTCTTGCTGAATATGGTGCTACTGTTGTTGGTATGGAAATCCTTCGTGAAAAAGCGGAAGAAATTGAAGAAGAAGCACGTAGCAAGGCGGTTGTGCAAATGGCAATCAGTTCTCTTTCATACAGTGAGCTGGAAGCGATCGAGCATATCTTTGAAGAGCTTAACGGCAACGAAGGGCTTCTTGTAGCATCGAAAATCGCTGATCGTGTAGGCATTACGCGCTCTGTAATCGTAAATGCCCTAAGAAAACTGGAAAGTGCAGGAGTTATTGAATCTCGTTCATTAGGTATGAAAGGTACTTATATCAAAGTTCTTAACGATAAGTTCCTGGTTGAATTAGAAAAACTTAAATCAAACTAA
- the flgB gene encoding flagellar basal body rod protein FlgB, with protein MKLFSGTISTLEQALDYSSLKQKVISQNIANADTPNYKAKDASFKEAFQSALNGSMEANKSDFRHYDFKNGSSSGQGVVTKRNASYNHNGNSVDVDKEMADLAANQIYYNAVIERVSGKFSSLQNVLRGGK; from the coding sequence TTGAAACTGTTTTCAGGCACTATATCAACTTTAGAACAAGCATTGGATTACTCTTCGCTTAAGCAAAAGGTAATATCTCAAAATATTGCAAATGCGGATACTCCAAACTATAAAGCAAAAGATGCAAGCTTTAAAGAGGCTTTTCAGAGCGCTCTAAATGGATCAATGGAAGCAAACAAAAGTGATTTCAGGCATTACGACTTTAAGAATGGATCATCCTCAGGACAAGGTGTAGTGACAAAACGCAATGCTTCGTACAATCATAATGGCAATAGCGTAGATGTAGATAAGGAAATGGCTGATCTGGCTGCAAATCAGATTTATTATAATGCAGTGATTGAACGAGTAAGCGGTAAGTTTTCCAGTCTGCAAAATGTATTGCGGGGAGGCAAATAG
- the hslU gene encoding HslU--HslV peptidase ATPase subunit: protein MGKGTNLTPRQIVERLDQFIIGQKDAKKAVAVALRNRYRRSLLEEKLRDEVNPKNILMIGPTGVGKTEIARRMAKLVGAPFVKVEATKFTEVGYVGRDVESMVRDLVETSVRLVKEEKMASVKERAEDSANRRILELLVPGAKKAANYKNPLEMLFGGGNDQQQDTYQTEDLNLQEKRKIVKEKLALGELENEVITVEVEEQQPSMFDMLQGSGMEQMGMNMQDALSSLMPKKRKKRKLTVREARNILTNEEAQKLIDMDEVSQEAVFRAEQSGIIFIDEIDKIASKNSGGSSADVSREGVQRDILPVVEGSTVVTKYGSVKTDHVLFIAAGAFHMAKPSDLIPELQGRFPIRVELTKLTVEDFYKILVEPDNALIKQYEALLVTEGIQIEFSDDAIRRIAQFAFEVNQNTDNIGARRLHTIMEKLLEDLSFEAPDITMEKITITPQYVEEKLGAISRNKDLSQFIL from the coding sequence ATGGGTAAAGGAACAAATTTAACTCCCCGCCAAATTGTTGAGCGTTTGGATCAGTTTATCATCGGTCAAAAAGATGCAAAAAAAGCAGTCGCTGTTGCACTTAGAAATCGCTATCGCCGCAGCTTGCTTGAAGAAAAATTGCGGGATGAAGTAAATCCTAAAAATATACTGATGATCGGCCCGACTGGAGTCGGAAAAACTGAAATTGCGCGCAGAATGGCTAAATTGGTCGGTGCCCCATTTGTCAAAGTGGAGGCAACCAAATTCACGGAAGTCGGATATGTGGGAAGGGATGTTGAATCCATGGTCCGGGATCTTGTGGAAACATCCGTCCGTTTGGTTAAAGAAGAAAAGATGGCCAGTGTAAAGGAAAGAGCAGAAGATAGTGCCAACCGCCGCATACTGGAACTGCTCGTACCGGGTGCCAAAAAGGCAGCTAATTATAAAAATCCTCTTGAAATGCTATTTGGCGGAGGTAATGATCAGCAGCAGGATACGTATCAGACAGAAGATTTAAACCTCCAGGAAAAGCGCAAGATTGTAAAAGAAAAGCTTGCACTTGGCGAATTGGAAAATGAAGTTATTACCGTAGAAGTAGAAGAGCAGCAGCCTTCCATGTTTGACATGCTGCAGGGCTCAGGTATGGAGCAAATGGGCATGAATATGCAGGATGCCCTGAGCAGCCTTATGCCAAAGAAAAGGAAAAAAAGAAAACTGACTGTACGGGAAGCGAGAAATATCTTAACAAATGAAGAAGCCCAAAAGCTGATTGATATGGACGAAGTCAGCCAGGAGGCTGTATTCCGCGCTGAACAGTCAGGAATTATTTTCATCGATGAAATCGATAAAATAGCCAGCAAAAACAGCGGCGGTTCTTCGGCTGATGTTTCAAGGGAAGGGGTTCAAAGAGACATTTTGCCGGTGGTAGAAGGTTCAACAGTAGTAACCAAATACGGTTCTGTAAAGACAGACCATGTATTGTTTATTGCTGCCGGGGCATTCCACATGGCTAAGCCTTCAGACCTGATTCCTGAATTACAGGGACGTTTTCCGATCCGTGTGGAGCTCACGAAGCTAACCGTTGAAGATTTCTATAAAATACTCGTTGAGCCTGATAATGCATTAATAAAACAATATGAAGCATTATTGGTAACTGAAGGTATACAAATTGAATTTTCTGACGATGCTATTCGTAGGATTGCTCAATTTGCATTCGAAGTTAACCAAAATACAGATAATATCGGTGCAAGGCGTCTTCATACCATCATGGAAAAACTGCTGGAGGATTTATCGTTTGAAGCACCGGATATCACAATGGAAAAAATCACAATTACCCCTCAGTATGTCGAGGAGAAACTGGGAGCCATTTCCCGCAATAAGGATCTAAGCCAGTTTATTCTATGA